One window from the genome of Montipora foliosa isolate CH-2021 chromosome 5, ASM3666993v2, whole genome shotgun sequence encodes:
- the LOC138003361 gene encoding melatonin receptor type 1B-B-like gives MPSSLGPRDTAFVIVESSTLLILNVVSLFGNALICWAVYRNRRLRTSTNLYIVALAACDLSSAILVMPFSAVVLITGEWIFGNVFCNIQGFFVVFNMYASPCLIALTAFNRYIRIVRTNMYQKLFSSRKCQLSIGSVYAIVIAYVFTQIFVGNQKMRFVPGYAVCTTTHLRETAKIIHYSVVIPAFVIGPIIVTAICYYKIFKTTRKHAKVLVPSLPNGSSVFVNISRRELRVSISLFVVVIVFAFCWIPLWVIALMFRFKLFVSLPRNVTLFIMFLVFISSTVNPFIYAGMNGTFRNEFRHICKCLPPPSEVPTGQQLSSTLSRKKRYGEKQ, from the coding sequence ATGCCTTCGTCCCTCGGCCCGAGGGACACTGCATTCGTAATCGTTGAGTCTTCTACCCTCCTAATCTTAAATGTGGTGTCTTTATTTGGAAATGCTCTGATTTGCTGGGCTGTCTATCGCAACCGACGTCTCAGGACTTCCACAAACCTCTACATTGTTGCATTAGCGGCATGTGACTTAAGTTCTGCTATTTTGGTGATGCCTTTTTCCGCCGTCGTGCTGATCACCGGCGAATGGATCTTTGGCAATGTGTTCTGTAACATCCAAGGCTTTTTCGTTGTCTTCAACATGTACGCATCTCCTTGCCTAATAGCGCTCACAGCCTTCAATCGATATATAAGAATCGTGAGGACAAACATGTATCAAAAGCTATTTTCAAGTCGAAAATGCCAGCTTTCGATCGGGTCCGTGTACGCCATTGTCATTGCATACGTCTTCACGCAAATTTTCGTGGGAAACCAGAAAATGCGGTTCGTGCCTGGTTATGCTGTCTGCACAACAACGCATCTAAGAGAAACGGCTAAAATTATTCATTACAGTGTGGTTATACCAGCATTTGTGATTGGCCCTATCATCGTCACCGCAATTTGCTActacaaaattttcaaaaccacACGAAAACACGCCAAGGTTCTCGTTCCATCGCTGCCAAACGGTAGCAGCGTGTTCGTAAACATATCCAGGCGGGAGTTACGAGTCAGTATTTCCTTGTTTGTCGTGGTCATCGTCTTCGCATTTTGCTGGATACCGCTGTGGGTCATTGCCTTGATGTTTCGATTCAAGCTCTTTGTCAGTCTTCCCAGGAACGTCACCCTGTTTATTATGTTCTTGGTCTTCATCTCTTCAACAGTTAACCCCTTCATCTATGCAGGCATGAACGGAACATTCCGAAATGAGTTCCGCCATATTTGCAAGTGTCTGCCACCTCCAAGTGAAGTACCAACTGGGCAACAACTGAGTTCGACGCTATCTCGCAAAAAGCGGTACGGAGAAAAACAGTAA